DNA from Sphingomonas sp. SUN039:
GCAGTCGCCGGTCGACCGCCTGTTCATCGTCATCCTCGCCTGCGCCGAGCGGCCAGCGGTGCTCGACTGGTACGCACAGCGGCTGCATCTCGATATCGGCGCGGACTACACCATCCCCTATACGATGATTTCCAAGGCGTTCGGCCTGCCCGACGACCATCTCTCGACGATCACCATGGCGCAAAAGGGCCGGATGCCGATCGTCGAGATCGACGGTTACCCCGAAGCCGCCACGGTGCGCCCCTGCGACACGGGCAGCCTGGTGCCGGGGAACGCCATGGTCACGCTGGCGGCGGAAGACCTCGACGCGCTCGACCTCGACTGGATCGCCCCGCCGGTGGCGCGGGCAGGTGCGCTCTATGCGGGGAGACGCGCGGCGACGGTGCGGGGGCTGGCGGGCGAATTGCTGGAATTGGTCGAAATCTGACTAGCCGCGACTGTCCTACCCCGCTAAAACACCTTAAAATCAACCGGGGTTGCCAATGTTCGAACGGATACGTGCGTGGATAAGGGCACACCCGAAATGGTCGATTGCCATCGGCATTGCGACGCTGCTGCTGCTTTACATGGTCCTGAAGCCGACCCCCAAAACATATGAATACGTGACGCAGGCCGCCGACCGGGGCGAAGTGGTGCGCCGTGTCACGGCGTCGGGGAAACTCCGCGCGCTCAATACGATCAAAGTCGGGGCCGAAGTGTCGGGCCAGATCACCGACGTTTACGTGGATTTCAATTCGCCGGTGACCAAAGGACAGGTGCTGGCCCGCATCGACCCCACCCGGCTGAATGCCCGCGCGCAACAGGCGCGCGCGCAGGTTGCGACCGCGCAGGCGGCGCTCGCACAGGCGCAGGCCTCGGTCTCGCGCACCGGCACCGATATCCTGATTCAGGAGCGCGAATACAGCCGCCGCGCGCAGCTCGCCGAACGCGGTTTCGTTTCGAAATCGGGCCTCGACACGGCATCGAGCGCGCTCGCCTCCGCCCGCGCGGGCACCCGCACCGCCGCCGCACAGGTCGCCAGCGCCCGTGCCCAGATCGCGCAGGCCAGTGCCGAGCTGTCGTCGGCACTGCTCGACCTCAGCCGCACGACCATCATCGCCCCGGCGTCGGGCGTCATCATCAACAAGCTGGTCGAACCCGGCACCACCGTTGCTGCCAGTTTCCAGACGCCGAACCTGTTCGAGATCGCCGCCGATACCACGCGCATGCAGGTGGAGGCGTCGGTCGACGAAGCCGATATCGGGCAGGTCCGCGACGGCCAAGGAGTGCGGTTCACTGTGGACAGCTACCCCGGCGAGACGTTCGCGGCGACCGTCCGCCAAATCCGCAAGGCCGCGACCGAGACGCAGAACGTCGTCAGCTACCTCGTTATTCTCGATGTCGACAACAAGGACGGCAAGCTGCTCCCGGGCATGACCGCGAACGTCGAGATCATCACCGGAATCGTGCGTAACGTCGTTCGCGCGCCTACAACGGCGCTGCGCTTCCGACCCAAAACCAGCGACCGGCCCAAGGGCAAGGCGCCGGCGCCGGGAACGCCCTATCTCTTCGTTGCGGCGGCCGATCCCTACAAACCCGAACGCCGCCTCGTGAAGCTGGGGCTACAAGGCGAGGATTTCGTCGAAGTCAGGTCCGGCCTGAAACCCGGCGAGAAGGTCGTCGTGCGGAGCAAATCGAAGGTCAAGAAAGCCGTGAACGAGGACGCCGCCGACGAGAGCGACGATGCCGACACCAACTGAGGTTCCGCTCCTCGAAACCCGCCACCTCGTGAAGGACTATGTCCTCGGCGGCGAGACCGTGCATGCCGTCGCCGATGTTTCGCTGACCGTCGCGCGCGGGGAATTCGTCGCGATCATGGGCGCGAGCGGCTCGGGCAAATCGACCTTCATGAACATGATCGGCGCGCTCGACCTGCCGACCAGCGGCACGCTCCTGCTCGACGGGGTCGATGTCGGCGGGCTCTCAAGCGACGAACTCGCCGAAATCCGCAACCGCAAGATCGGTTTCGTTTTCCAGCAGTTCAACCTGCTCGCGCGCACCACCGCCCTCGACAATGTGGCGACCCCGCTGGTCTATGCGGGCCTGAACGGCACCGAACGCCGCGAGCGGGCCGCAAAGACCCTCGCTAGCATGGGCCTGTCCGACCGCATGGGCCACACCCCCGCCAAACTCTCGGGCGGGCAGCAGCAGCGCGTAGCCATTGCCCGCGCGCTGGTCACCGAGCCGCTGATGCTGCTCGCCGACGAGCCGACGGGGGCGCTCGACACCGCCACCTCCGAGGACATCATGGGCATTTTCCAGCGGCTGAACGACGACGGCATTACCGTGATCGTCGTGACGCACGAACCCGATGTCGCGCAATATGCCGCCCGCCGCATCCTGTTCCGCGACGGCAAGGTGATCGAGGACGCCCCCGTCGCCGACCGCAGGCGGGCCGCATGAATCTGGCTCGCACCATTGCCGGTTGGGGCATCAACATCGCGATCGCGCTGACGGCGCTGCGGACCAATTTGATGCGCTCGATCCTGACCACGCTCGGCGTGATGATCGGGGTGCTGGCGGTCATCCTCGCCGTCGCGGTCGGCGACGGGGCCAAGCTTTCGGTCATGGAGTCGATCAACCAGCTCGGCTCCAACATGGCGATCATCTTTCCCCAGCCCGAAAACCGCGGCGGACGGCGGGTGGTCGACCGGGGGCGGCTGACCGAGCGCGACGCCGCCGCAATCCAGCGCCTGGTTCCCGGCGTCAGCGGCATCGCGCCGCAGCTGCGCTCGACCGTGCAACTCGTCATTCAGGGGCGTAACACGACGACCACGGCCGTCGGGGTCACTGCCGAATATCCGCGCGTCGCCAATGTCGAAATCGACACCGGTCGGTTGATCGAGGAAGCCGATGTCCGCACCGCGTCGCGCGTCATCGTCGTGGGCGCAAGCGTCGCGACCAAATTGTTCGGCAGCTTCGATCCGCTCGGCCAGAGCGTCCGCGTCAACCGTGTGCCCTTCACCATCATCGGGGTGCTGGCGAGCAAGGGCAGCACCTTCGGCAACGACAACGACGATTTGACGCTCGTCCCCATCACCACCGCGCGGCAACGCTTTGCCAGCACCGCAACACAGGGGCCCGACGACCTCCACGTCCTGTTCGTGGGATTCGACGACGGCATCGAACTTGCCGAAGCCAAGAAGAACATCGTCCGCGTGCTGCGCGCGCGCAACAATGTGCCCAAGGGCGAGATCAGCCCGTTTACCGTCAACACCACCGAGGAGTTCATGAAGCAGACCGGCGTGGTAACGTCGGTGTTTCAGGGCGTGCTCGTCGCCATCGCGTCGATCTCGCTGCTTGTCGGCGGCATCGGCATCATGAACATCATGCTGGTCAGCGTGACCGAACGCACCCGCGAGATCGGCCTCCGCATGGCGCTGGGCGCGAAACGCAGCGACATCCGCAACCAGTTCCTGGTCGAGGCGGCGGTGCTGTGCGTGATCGGCGGGGCCATCGGGCTAGCGCTGGCGGCGGGGCTTTCGGTCGTGCTCGAAAAGGCGCTCGATTTCCCGGTCGTCGTCAGCCTCTCGACCGCCATTGGCGCGATCCTGTTCTCGGCCTTCATCGGCCTCGCCTTCGGCAGCTATCCTGCCATCCGCGCCTCGCGCCTGTCGCCGATCGAGGCGCTCAGGAGCGAGTGATCAGATCGCTGCCGATAGTTGGGAAAAAATACCAACTTGCTTGATATTACACTTGCATCATCAAATGAAATCGACGGATTTCCGACATTTTTCAAATTGGCACGCTTGCTGCATTGACGTTGGCATACCGGCAAGGGGCCGGAGAAAACCAACGGAGACTTACCATGAACAACACTCTCGCTTCGAGCGCCGCCAACATCGTCACCATCGTCATCGGGGTCGCCTTCTTCGCCGTGACTGCTGTCGGCATCGCGCAGCCGGTCCACGCCCAGACGACCGTCGCCACCACCCCAGCCCGCTAAGCGGTGCGGTGGTCCGGCGCGGACGGCGGGGTCACACGGTCAATACCGTACTCCCCGTCGTCCGTCGCCCCTCGAGGTCGATATGCGCTTGCGCGGCGTCCTCGAGCGCATAGGTCTGGCCGACCGTCACCGCGATGATGCCCTGCCGGAACATGTCCCACACATAATCGCTCCCCGCCGCGCGCTCTTCGGGTGTGGCATAGTAATCGAACAGGGTCGGTCGCGTGTTGAACAGCGATCCCTTGCGCGCCAATATTCCCAGATCGACCCCGCCGACCGGCGCATCGGCATTGCCGTAATTCACGATCATCCCGCGCCGTCCGGTCGAATCGAGCGACGCCTCCCAGGTGGCCATGCCGACGCCGTCGAACGTCACCCGAACCCCCGCGCCGCCGGTCAGCTCGCGCACGCGCGGCGCGACGGCTTCCTGCGAATAGAGGATGATCTCGTCCGCCCCTGCGGCGCGCGCGGCGTCGGCCTTCGCTTCGGTCGAGACCGTCCCGATCACCCGCGCGCCGGTATGTTTCAACCATTGCACCAGCAACAATCCGACACCCCCCGCCGCCGCATGGACCAGCACGTCCCAGCCCGGCTGCACCCGGGCACAGCGCTCGACGAGGAATTCGGTCGTGCACCCTTTCAACAATCCCGCTGCCGCGGTTGCGTCGTCGATGTCGTCGGGAATGGCGAACAGGCTCGACGCCGCGACATTGCGTTCGGTGGCATAAGCGCCCAGCGCCGGGCCGAAGGTCGCGACGCGTTGGCCCACCTCGAAACCGGCCCCCTCGCCCACCGCCTCGACCACACCCGCTGCCTCGAGACCCAGTCCGCTCGGCAACGCCACCGGATAGATGCCGCGCCGGTGATAGGTGTCGATGAAGTTCAGGCCGACGGCGGTCGAGCGGAACCGCACTTCGCCCGGGCCGGGCGCCGGCACATCCATATCGACCCATTCGATCACTTCTGGTCCGCCGTGGGCCGTAATCCGTGCTGCACGCGCCATCGTTCGTTCTCCTCGGATTCAGCCTGCGATCGACGTGGATGTCTCGATCAGCAAGACTTGGCAATCGGCAATCCCGGCGCGCAGCTTCTTCACCTCGGCATATTCCGGAGAGTTCCAGAACGCTTCGGCAGCGGCCTTGTCGGCCCATTCCGATATGACCATCGACGCCCCGTCGCCGAAATGGCCTTCCAGCAAAGTCGCGCCCGGGCCGCGCAAGACGTATTTGCCGCCGAATTTGGCGACCAGCGCGCCCGCTGCGGCGCCATAACCGCCGATGAACGCCTCGCGGTCGGCAATTTCGGCGGTGACGATCATATAGGCCGGCATGGAGAAACCCCTTCGTGTTGCACTTGGGTAACAGGCTGGCCGCGATTGCCCAGCAGGTAAAATTTGTCTGGACAACTTATCGGAAAAATGGAAGCCTAGGGCTAATATAAATGTGACCTTTGGGGGGACACCGCATGAAAACGTCGATCAAAGCCAGCCTGCTTGCCGTGACGGCCCTGGTGCCCGCCGCAGCGCTCGCGCAGGCCGCGCCTGCCGATACCGGCTATGGCGACATCATCGTCACTGCGCGCAAGACCGAGGAAAAGCTGCAGAACGCGCCGACCACAGTCGCCGTCGCGACGGCGGAGCAGATCGACCGGCTCGGCCTCGACAGCATCGCCGACATCACCAAGACGACGCCGGGCATCGTGTTCGACGACAGCTTCGGTCGCGACGGCAACCGCCCCGTCATCCGCGGGCAGGCCAACATCCTTGGCCAGTCGGGCGTCGCCTATTTCATCGACGGCATTTATTATTCGGGGTCGATCGCCGATTACGATGTGGAGTCGGTATCGCGGATCGAAGTCGTGAAGGGGCCGCAATCGGCGCTTTACGGGCGCAATACCTATTCGGGCGCGATCAACATCATTTCAAAAATGCCCGGCGACAGCTGGACCGGGCGCGCCAGCGTCGACCTGTCCGAGCGCGACCGCTATGAAATCACGGCGGGCGTGCGCGGCCCGATCGCACAGGGTCTCGGCGTGTCGCTTGGCGGGCGCTATTACGACAACAAGGGCGAGTTCGTGAACGCCTATGACGGGTCGCGCCTCGGCAAGCAGCGGACGAAGTCGCTGTTCGGCGTGCTGATGTACGACAATGACGGCCCGATCCGCGCCAGCCTGAGGGCGAACTGGAACAAGACCGACGACGGTCAGCCCGCGATTTTCGCGACGAGTCCGGCGGAGAACAACTGCTATTTCGACAATGGCACCGGCTCGCAATATCGCGGCCAGGGCCGGTATTTCTGCGGCGTCATCCAGCCGCGACAGGCGTCGAGCGATTACAGCCGCCAGTTCGTCGATCCCGAGAATGTCGGCCTTCATTCGGAAACGCTCAACGCGGCGTTCCGCCTCGACGTCGATCTCAGCGACAGCCTGACCCTGACCTCGCTGACCGGCTACAACAAGCGGACGGCCGACAACAAGACAGACGGCGACTATTCGGCGAACAGTTTCCAGCAGGTGTTCTTCGCCGCCGCGCCGACCGGTCCGGCAATTGGCGGCGTTGCGCCGCGCACGCTCAACTATGCCGGAGTCGCGCGCTCGACGCAGGATTTCACTTTCTCGAACCGCCAGGTCACGAAAGACTGGTCGCAGGAGCTGCGGCTGCAGTTCAAGAGCGACGCGGTCGATGTTCTGCTCGGCGGCTATTATTTCCGCCAGGACGACGACACCAACGATACCCGCGTCGTCCCCGCCGGGGCAGTGGCCCTGGCGCAGGCCAATGCGACGGCCGCAGCCGCCGCGCTTTGTGCGCGCATCGCCAACTGCGGATCGTTCACGCCGATCGCGATTGCGACGACCGTTCCGGCTGTCGGGAGCGCCGACTATGGCCTCTATGCGCCGTCGCGCAACGTCAACAACTACGATATCGAGAACAAGGCGATCTTCGGTGCGGTTACGCTCAAGCTGACGCCGCAATTCTCGATCAGCGCCGAAGGCCGCTACGCCGAGGAACAGATCACCCAGGCGACGCAGACCTATACCACGCTGACCAATCCGATCCCCGCACCGAGCGTCGTCACCGCAACGTTCAAGAAGTTCACGCCGCGCATCACCGCCAGCTGGCAGGCGACACCGAACAATCTGTTCTATGCAGTCTTCGCGCGCGGCCAGAAGCCCGGCGGGTTCAACAGCAATACGGCGATCGTCGCGGGCTTCCCGACCTACGCCCCCGAGGACGTCGAAACC
Protein-coding regions in this window:
- a CDS encoding ABC transporter ATP-binding protein, whose protein sequence is MPTPTEVPLLETRHLVKDYVLGGETVHAVADVSLTVARGEFVAIMGASGSGKSTFMNMIGALDLPTSGTLLLDGVDVGGLSSDELAEIRNRKIGFVFQQFNLLARTTALDNVATPLVYAGLNGTERRERAAKTLASMGLSDRMGHTPAKLSGGQQQRVAIARALVTEPLMLLADEPTGALDTATSEDIMGIFQRLNDDGITVIVVTHEPDVAQYAARRILFRDGKVIEDAPVADRRRAA
- a CDS encoding quinone oxidoreductase; the protein is MARAARITAHGGPEVIEWVDMDVPAPGPGEVRFRSTAVGLNFIDTYHRRGIYPVALPSGLGLEAAGVVEAVGEGAGFEVGQRVATFGPALGAYATERNVAASSLFAIPDDIDDATAAAGLLKGCTTEFLVERCARVQPGWDVLVHAAAGGVGLLLVQWLKHTGARVIGTVSTEAKADAARAAGADEIILYSQEAVAPRVRELTGGAGVRVTFDGVGMATWEASLDSTGRRGMIVNYGNADAPVGGVDLGILARKGSLFNTRPTLFDYYATPEERAAGSDYVWDMFRQGIIAVTVGQTYALEDAAQAHIDLEGRRTTGSTVLTV
- a CDS encoding DUF1330 domain-containing protein — translated: MPAYMIVTAEIADREAFIGGYGAAAGALVAKFGGKYVLRGPGATLLEGHFGDGASMVISEWADKAAAEAFWNSPEYAEVKKLRAGIADCQVLLIETSTSIAG
- a CDS encoding efflux RND transporter periplasmic adaptor subunit, whose product is MFERIRAWIRAHPKWSIAIGIATLLLLYMVLKPTPKTYEYVTQAADRGEVVRRVTASGKLRALNTIKVGAEVSGQITDVYVDFNSPVTKGQVLARIDPTRLNARAQQARAQVATAQAALAQAQASVSRTGTDILIQEREYSRRAQLAERGFVSKSGLDTASSALASARAGTRTAAAQVASARAQIAQASAELSSALLDLSRTTIIAPASGVIINKLVEPGTTVAASFQTPNLFEIAADTTRMQVEASVDEADIGQVRDGQGVRFTVDSYPGETFAATVRQIRKAATETQNVVSYLVILDVDNKDGKLLPGMTANVEIITGIVRNVVRAPTTALRFRPKTSDRPKGKAPAPGTPYLFVAAADPYKPERRLVKLGLQGEDFVEVRSGLKPGEKVVVRSKSKVKKAVNEDAADESDDADTN
- a CDS encoding TonB-dependent siderophore receptor, translated to MKTSIKASLLAVTALVPAAALAQAAPADTGYGDIIVTARKTEEKLQNAPTTVAVATAEQIDRLGLDSIADITKTTPGIVFDDSFGRDGNRPVIRGQANILGQSGVAYFIDGIYYSGSIADYDVESVSRIEVVKGPQSALYGRNTYSGAINIISKMPGDSWTGRASVDLSERDRYEITAGVRGPIAQGLGVSLGGRYYDNKGEFVNAYDGSRLGKQRTKSLFGVLMYDNDGPIRASLRANWNKTDDGQPAIFATSPAENNCYFDNGTGSQYRGQGRYFCGVIQPRQASSDYSRQFVDPENVGLHSETLNAAFRLDVDLSDSLTLTSLTGYNKRTADNKTDGDYSANSFQQVFFAAAPTGPAIGGVAPRTLNYAGVARSTQDFTFSNRQVTKDWSQELRLQFKSDAVDVLLGGYYFRQDDDTNDTRVVPAGAVALAQANATAAAAALCARIANCGSFTPIAIATTVPAVGSADYGLYAPSRNVNNYDIENKAIFGAVTLKLTPQFSISAEGRYAEEQITQATQTYTTLTNPIPAPSVVTATFKKFTPRITASWQATPNNLFYAVFARGQKPGGFNSNTAIVAGFPTYAPEDVETFELGMKHTLFGGKLIANFAAFQNTITGYQLTQNVSVPPNQVSLIVNAGNARIRGFEVELQARPVRNLTFTANYAFTNALFTSGFDEQQGVLNDVLDDQLVNCSTGDQFPLVTGCQSAYGSIVGKRIPRAPQHTIFADIDWRMPVGGSGWNFFAGANVNVISTSYAQVHNLASTGGSAVVDLRAGFQNDRFKVQFYVKNATNETAINQIIRYADANNDLRRNFTAGLRPQRRFGVVFSAGF
- a CDS encoding ABC transporter permease encodes the protein MNLARTIAGWGINIAIALTALRTNLMRSILTTLGVMIGVLAVILAVAVGDGAKLSVMESINQLGSNMAIIFPQPENRGGRRVVDRGRLTERDAAAIQRLVPGVSGIAPQLRSTVQLVIQGRNTTTTAVGVTAEYPRVANVEIDTGRLIEEADVRTASRVIVVGASVATKLFGSFDPLGQSVRVNRVPFTIIGVLASKGSTFGNDNDDLTLVPITTARQRFASTATQGPDDLHVLFVGFDDGIELAEAKKNIVRVLRARNNVPKGEISPFTVNTTEEFMKQTGVVTSVFQGVLVAIASISLLVGGIGIMNIMLVSVTERTREIGLRMALGAKRSDIRNQFLVEAAVLCVIGGAIGLALAAGLSVVLEKALDFPVVVSLSTAIGAILFSAFIGLAFGSYPAIRASRLSPIEALRSE